A genome region from Clostridium sp. JN-9 includes the following:
- a CDS encoding MBL fold metallo-hydrolase, which translates to MNNNKANIYFIYHSGFAVKTYNHLLIFDYFKKPAEMNETARKLLDMENLKNMQNVFVFSSHSHEDHFNPEILEFEKYNAGIEYVLSSDINVENKHNYNMISEGEELHLGDLFVKAYGSTDLGISFLVKVDGLTIFHAGDLNWWHWKEDSAEERSLAEYSFKSEIEKLKIEDSIDIAFFPVDPRLEEYYYIGGKYFAENIKPKMLIPMHFGDNLDVTGEFKNKMKGTSVNIVELNYFGQQIVFN; encoded by the coding sequence ATGAATAATAATAAAGCTAATATATATTTTATATATCACAGCGGATTTGCAGTAAAAACTTATAATCACCTTTTAATATTTGATTACTTTAAGAAACCTGCTGAAATGAATGAAACAGCAAGGAAACTTTTAGATATGGAAAATCTTAAAAATATGCAGAATGTATTTGTTTTTTCATCTCACAGTCATGAAGACCATTTTAATCCTGAAATATTAGAATTTGAAAAGTACAATGCTGGAATAGAGTATGTATTAAGCAGTGATATAAATGTTGAAAATAAACATAACTACAATATGATAAGTGAAGGTGAAGAGCTTCATCTTGGTGATTTATTTGTCAAAGCTTATGGTTCCACAGATTTGGGAATTTCTTTTTTGGTAAAGGTGGACGGATTAACAATATTCCATGCAGGAGATCTAAATTGGTGGCACTGGAAGGAAGATAGTGCTGAGGAGCGCAGCCTGGCAGAGTATTCCTTTAAATCAGAGATTGAAAAGCTGAAAATTGAAGATTCCATAGATATTGCCTTTTTCCCTGTTGATCCAAGATTAGAGGAATATTATTATATTGGAGGAAAATATTTTGCAGAAAATATTAAGCCTAAAATGCTTATTCCAATGCACTTTGGAGATAACTTAGATGTTACAGGAGAATTCAAGAATAAAATGAAGGGAACTTCAGTGAACATAGTTGAACTTAATTATTTTGGACAACAAATCGTATTTAATTAA
- a CDS encoding VOC family protein — MKFTFDHNSINVSDLEESVEFYKKALGFKEIRRYEPDDKSFILVFLGDDSSNHKLELTWIRDRKEPYDLGENEFHMAVTVDNFSEAYEYHKKMKCICYENKEMGLYFIIDPDGYWTEIIPKK; from the coding sequence ATGAAATTTACTTTTGATCATAACAGTATTAATGTTTCTGATTTAGAGGAAAGTGTGGAGTTCTATAAAAAGGCGCTTGGATTTAAGGAAATAAGGCGATATGAACCTGATGATAAGAGCTTTATTCTTGTATTTTTAGGAGATGATTCTTCAAATCACAAATTAGAATTAACCTGGATAAGGGATAGAAAAGAGCCCTATGATTTAGGAGAAAATGAGTTTCATATGGCTGTAACTGTTGATAATTTTAGTGAAGCTTATGAATACCATAAAAAAATGAAATGCATATGTTATGAAAACAAGGAAATGGGACTTTACTTTATTATAGACCCAGATGGGTACTGGACAGAAATAATTCCTAAAAAATAG